A single region of the Brassica rapa cultivar Chiifu-401-42 chromosome A03, CAAS_Brap_v3.01, whole genome shotgun sequence genome encodes:
- the LOC103859785 gene encoding protein DMR6-LIKE OXYGENASE 1-like translates to MGVLDEAFIQAPEHRPKTHLKHSDDHILSKEIPTIDLSSLQDPNCDKTALATEIAEACMRWGFFQVINHGLSLDLMRRVEKTVAEFFSLTLEEKRRVKRDEVNPMGYHDGEHTKNVRDWKEIFDFFLQDSTTVPATTEPEDTELRKLTNPWPQNPSDFREVCQEYAREVEKLAFKLLELISISLGLPGDRLTGYFKDQTSFLRFNHYPPCPNPELALGVGRHADAGVITVLAQDSVGGLQVSRRSDGQWFSVKPNPDAFIINIGNCMQVWTNDKYWSAEHRVVVNSSKERFSMPFFLFPSHDTNIEPLKELISEDNPPCYKKYNWGKFFAARNRSDYKKLQTESIQIDRFKAA, encoded by the exons ATGGGAGTACTCGACGAAGCTTTTATCCAAGCTCCAGAACACAGACCCAAAACTCATCTCAAACACTCCGATGACCACATTCTCTCCAAGGAGATCCCGACCATCGACCTCTCCTCCCTCCAAGACCCAAACTGCGACAAGACAGCGCTAGCGACAGAGATTGCAGAAGCATGCATGAGATGGGGCTTTTTCCAGGTGATCAACCATGGTTTGTCGTTGGACTTAATGCGTAGGGTGGAGAAGACGGTGGCCGAGTTTTTCAGTCTAACGTTGGAGGAGAAGAGAAGAGTGAAAAGAGATGAAGTGAACCCTATGGGTTATCACGACGGAGAACATACCAAAAACGTTAGAGACTGGAAAGAGATTTTCGATTTCTTTTTGCAGGACTCGACGACGGTTCCGGCGACTACAGAGCCGGAAGATACCGAGCTCAGGAAGCTGACTAACCCGTGGCCTCAAAACCCTTCCGACTTCAG AGAGGTGTGCCAAGAATATGCAAGAGAAGTTGAGAAGTTAGCTTTCAAGCTTTTGGAACTTATCTCCATTAGCTTGGGTCTACCCGGTGATCGGTTAACAGGTTACTTCAAGGACCAAACAAGCTTTTTGCGGTTTAACCATTACCCTCCTTGCCCGAACCCGGAGCTAGCATTAGGCGTTGGACGCCACGCAGACGCAGGAGTTATAACCGTCTTGGCACAAGATAGTGTGGGTGGGTTACAAGTGAGCCGTAGATCAGATGGACAATGGTTCTCTGTCAAACCGAACCCTGATGCTTTCATCATTAACATTGGCAACTGCATGCAG GTATGGACAAATGACAAGTATTGGAGTGCAGAACATAGAGTGGTAGTGAATTCAAGCAAAGAGAGATTCTCAATGCCATTCTTCCTTTTCCCATCCCATGATACCAACATTGAGCCATTGAAGGAGCTTATAAGCGAAGACAACCCGCCTTGTTACAAAAAGTACAATTGGGGCAAGTTCTTTGCTGCGAGAAACAGAAGTGATTACAAGAAGCTCCAAACTGAGAGCATCCAGATTGATCGCTTCAAGGCCGCTTAA
- the LOC103859784 gene encoding protein DMR6-LIKE OXYGENASE 1, which translates to MGVLDEAFIQAPEHRPKTHLKHSDDHILSKEIPTIDLSSLQDPNCDKTALATEIAEACMRWGFFQVINHGLSLDLMRRVEKTVAEFFSLTLEEKRRVKRDEVNPMGYHDGEHTKNVRDWKEIFDFFLQDSTTVPATTEPEDTELRKLTNPWPQNPSDFREVCQEYAREVEKLAFKLLELISISLGLPGDRLTGYFKDQTSFLRFNHYPPCPNPELALGVGRHADAGVITVLAQDSVGGLQVSRRSDGQWFSVKPNPDAFIINIGNCMQVWTNDKYWSAEHRVVVNSSKERFSMPFFLFPSHDTNIEPLKELISEDSPPCYKKYNWGKFFAARNRSDYKKLQTESIQIDRFKAA; encoded by the exons ATGGGAGTACTCGACGAAGCTTTTATCCAAGCTCCAGAACACAGACCCAAAACTCATCTCAAACACTCCGATGACCACATTCTCTCCAAGGAGATCCCGACCATCGACCTCTCCTCCCTCCAAGACCCAAACTGCGACAAGACAGCGCTAGCGACAGAGATTGCAGAAGCATGCATGAGATGGGGCTTTTTCCAGGTGATCAACCATGGTTTGTCGTTGGACTTAATGCGTAGGGTGGAGAAGACGGTGGCCGAGTTTTTCAGTCTAACGTTGGAGGAGAAGAGAAGAGTGAAAAGAGATGAAGTGAACCCTATGGGTTATCACGACGGAGAACATACCAAAAACGTTAGAGACTGGAAAGAGATTTTCGATTTCTTTTTGCAGGACTCGACGACGGTTCCGGCGACTACAGAGCCGGAAGATACCGAGCTCAGGAAGCTGACTAACCCGTGGCCTCAAAACCCTTCCGACTTCAG AGAGGTGTGCCAAGAATATGCAAGAGAAGTTGAGAAGTTAGCTTTCAAGCTTTTGGAACTTATCTCCATTAGCTTGGGTCTACCCGGTGATCGGTTAACAGGTTACTTCAAGGACCAAACAAGCTTTTTGCGGTTTAACCATTACCCTCCTTGCCCGAACCCGGAGCTAGCATTAGGCGTTGGACGCCACGCAGACGCAGGAGTTATAACCGTCTTGGCACAAGATAGTGTGGGTGGGTTACAAGTGAGCCGTAGATCAGATGGACAATGGTTCTCTGTCAAACCGAACCCTGATGCTTTCATCATTAACATTGGCAACTGCATGCAG GTATGGACAAATGACAAGTATTGGAGTGCAGAACATAGAGTGGTAGTGAATTCAAGCAAAGAGAGATTCTCAATGCCATTCTTCCTTTTCCCATCCCATGATACCAACATTGAGCCATTGAAAGAGCTTATAAGCGAAGACAGCCCGCCTTGTTACAAAAAGTACAATTGGGGCAAGTTCTTTGCTGCGAGAAACAGAAGTGATTACAAGAAGCTCCAAACTGAGAGCATCCAGATTGATCGCTTCAAGGCCGCTTAA